The following coding sequences are from one Salvia hispanica cultivar TCC Black 2014 chromosome 3, UniMelb_Shisp_WGS_1.0, whole genome shotgun sequence window:
- the LOC125214851 gene encoding uncharacterized protein LOC125214851 translates to MRKPQFHQEKHQPTLQEEERREQEVVLMGSQDLYSESESMEQFSSSEDHSSDMERRLDCSDGSISDEESLIEIEIPSGQFVWSDNNVKCCKEFHKDFWGEMNEFNEEDDNLIEIDIKMGFIKC, encoded by the coding sequence AGAAAACCCCAGTTCCATCAAGAAAAGCACCAGCCTACACTGCAAGAAGAGGAGAGGAGGGAGCAAGAGGTGGTGTTGATGGGATCACAAGATTTGTACTCAGAGAGTGAGAGCATGGAACAGTTCTCATCAAGTGAAGATCACTCATCTGATATGGAGCGGAGGCTGGACTGCTCGGATGGATCGATATCAGACGAGGAGAGCCTCATTGAGATAGAAATCCCAAGTGGCCAGTTTGTGTGGAGTGACAATAATGTCAAGTGCTGCAAAGAGTTTCATAAGGATTTCTGGGGAGAGATGAATGAGTTCAATGAAGAGGATGATAACTTGATTGAGATTGACATCAAGATGGGATTCATCAAGTGTTGA
- the LOC125214579 gene encoding long chain acyl-CoA synthetase 8 isoform X1 — MFDSKQYTLNKRKAYLKFPRFARSSRAPILNKEGSKYLITIKMGNLGNWSLMSLIKDNGTYGIACAAMVAIVIPILLSVVIGGRRKLKQRAVPVEVGGEAGYAMRNVRSVKLVEVPWEGATTMAALFEQACRKYSQQKLLGSRKIIAKDTVTSSDGRKFEKLHLGEYQWETYQQVFDRVCNFASGMIKLGHDVDSRAAIFSDTRAEWLIAFHGCFRQNVTVVTIYASLGEEALIHSLNETQVSTVICDSKQLKKLIAVRSSLTSIRNIIYFDDEESSSDTSIINEMSNYKVSSFSEVEKLGRDSRVNPNLPIKKDIAVIMYTSGSTGLPKGVMMTHGNIVATAAAVMTVVPSIGSRDFYLAYLPLAHVFELAAETVMITAGVAIGYGSALTLTDTSNKIKKGTMGDASALKPTLMAAVPAILDRVRDGVLKKVEEKGGVAKKLFDIACRRRLAAIEGSWFGAWGLEAKLWDIILFNKIRSILGGQIRFMLCGGAPLSGDTQRFINICIGAPIGQGYGLTETCAGAAFSEADDISVGRVGPPLPCCYIKLVSWDEGGYRTSDKPMPRGEIVVGGASVSAGYFNSEAKTAEVYKVDEKGMRWFYTGDIGRFHPDGCLEIIDRRKDIVKLQHGEYISLGKVEAALSSSNFVENIMVYADPFHNFCVALVIPARHVLEGWADKSGFKYSDFAELCEMPEAMKEVQQSLAKAAKQEKLDKFEVPAKIKLLPEPWTPESGLVTQALKLKREQVKAKFKDDLENLYK, encoded by the exons ATGTTTGATTCTAAACAATACACATTGAACAAGAGAAAAGCATATCTCAAGTTTCCCAGATTTGCGCGATCGAGTAGAGCTCCAATCCTCAATAAG GAAGGGAGCAAGTATCTTATAACAATCAAAATGGGGAATCTTGGAAATTGGAGTCTTATGTCGCTTATCAAAGATAATGGAACATATGGAATTGCTTGTGCTGCCATGGTTGCCATAGTTATACCTATCCTCCTTTCTGTGGTTATTGGGGGTAGGAGAAAGTTGAAGCAGAGAGCAGTTCCAGTTGAAGTTGGTGGTGAGGCTGGTTACGCAATGCGCAATGTTAGATCGGTCAAATTAGTTGAAGTTCCTTGGGAAGGGGCCACAACTATGGCAGCATTGTTTGAGCAGGCATGCAGGAAGTATTCACAGCAGAAGCTTCTCGGGagtagaaaaataattgcTAAAGACACTGTTACTTCAAGTGATGGCAGAAAATTCGAGAAGCTTCACTTGGGTGAGTACCAGTGGGAAACGTATCAGCAGGTATTTGATCGTGTGTGCAACTTTGCTTctggtatgattaaattagGGCACGACGTTGACTCCCGTGCTGCTATTTTTTCTGACACACGAGCAGAGTGGCTCATCGCATTTCAt GGATGCTTTAGGCAGAACGTCACTGTCGTCACCATATATGCTTCTTTAGGAGAGGAAGCCCTGATTCACTCATTAAATGAG ACTCAAGTGTCAACTGTGATTTGTGACTCTAAGCAATTGAAGAAGTTGATTGCAGTGCGTTCGAGCTTGACAAGCATTagaaacataatttattttgatgatgaaGAGTCTTCCAGTGATACCAGCATCATCAATGAGATGAGTAACTATAAGGTTTCCTCATTTTCTGAGGTTGAAAAACTTGGAAGAGACAGCCGTGTTAATCCTAATTTACCTATCAAGAAAGATATTGCTGTCATTATGTATACAAGTGGCAGTACAGGCCTCCCAAAG GGTGTTATGATGACACATGGCAATATTGTCGCTACTGCTGCAGCAGTTATGACAGTGGTCCCATCAATTGGAAGCAGGGATTTCTACTTAGCATACTTGCCCCTTGCTCATGTTTTTGAATTAGCTGCTGAG ACTGTCATGATAACTGCGGGTGTTGCAATTGGCTATGGGTCAGCACTAACGTTGACAGACACatccaacaaaattaaaaaaggaacTATGGGAGATGCTTCTGCATTAAAGCCTACTTTGATGGCGGCAGTTCCAGCTATACTTGATCGTGTCAGGGATGGAGTTCTGAAGAAG GTTGAGGAAAAAGGAGGTGTTGCAAAGAAACTTTTTGACATTGCTTGCAGACGCCGATTGGCGGCTATTGAAGGAAGCTGGTTTGGGGCATGGGGACTGGAAGCTAAGTTGTGGGATATAATTCTCTTTAACAAGATAAGGTCTATCCTTGGAGGACAGATCCGCTTTATGCTTTGCGGTGGAGCTCCTTTATCTGGAGATACACAAAGATTTATCAACATTTGCATAGG AGCCCCCATTGGTCAAGGGTATGGTCTGACAGAAACATGTGCCGGAGCCGCTTTTTCTGAGGCGGATGATATTTCTGTTGGCCGTGTTGGCCCTCCTCTTCCTTGTTGTTACATCAAG CTTGTGTCTTGGGACGAAGGCGGTTACAGGACATCAGATAAGCCTATGCCTCGAGGAGAGATTGTTGTCGGTGGAGCAAGCGTGAGTGCTGGTTATTTCAACAGTGAAGCGAAAACTGCAGAAGTATACAAG GTTGATGAGAAAGGCATGCGCTGGTTCTATACGGGTGATATCGGGAGGTTCCACCCCGATGGATGCCTTGAGATCATTGACAGAAGGAAAGACATTGTGAAGCTTCAACACGGGGAGTACATCTCACTCGGAAAG GTTGAGGCTGCACTCTCATCAAGCAATTTCGTAGAGAATATCATGGTGTACGCAGATCCGTTCCACAACTTCTGTGTCGCCCTAGTGATACCTGCACGCCATGTTCTTGAGGGATGGGCTGATAAATCCGGATTCAAGTATTCAGATTTCGCTGAGCTGTGTGAGATGCCGGAAGCTATGAAAGAGGTTCAACAATCACTAGCCAAG GCTGCAAAACAAGAGAAACTGGACAAGTTCGAGGTCCCGGCAAAGATAAAGTTGTTGCCAGAGCCATGGACTCCAGAATCAGGCCTGGTTACTCAAGCACTCAAATTGAAGAGGGAGCAAGTGAAGGCCAAGTTTAAGGATGATCTTGAGAATTTGTATAAATGA
- the LOC125212992 gene encoding probable glycosyltransferase At3g07620 isoform X1 yields the protein MRGGVVVEGLCRVAKSQCIQILAFTSLAIAFLALFTNTSTSLFSLPSLPWAWNPSSFSSLSSAPPPPTTTTTTKKNPNMALYPIFTNPKMQKAVEKLAKELDEETMIRRGIERDQNMVKIEADLATARALIKDAIFKSRDSPPLAQDADYIPRGQIYRNSYVFQRSYMLMEKMMKIYVYEEGEPPLFHYGPTKNIYSTEGIFVGLIESNNSQFKTHDPNQAHLYFLPFSVVMILQHLFDPAERDKAVLGRVIGDYIATLSSKYPYWNRSLGADHFMLSCHDWGPRATWYMHHLYFTSIRALCNANTSEFFNPRKDVSFPEINLPLGDISGLTMPGSPNRTVLAFFAGRLHGKIRKSIFEHWKDKDKDIIVWEEVPKESKFSYKEMMGRSKYCICPSGFEVASPRIVEAIYAECVPVLVSENYVLPFSDVLDWDKFSIRVTVAELPELKRILAAVGDDGYVVLRRRVREVQRHFVVNDPPRRYDVFNMMLHSLWLRRLNLRINV from the exons ATGAGAGGTGGTGTTGTTGTTGAAGGTTTGTGTAGAGTCGCAAAATCTCAATGCATTCAAATTCTTGCATTTACATCTCTAGCAATCGCTTTCTTGGCTCTCTTCACTAACACATCCacctctctcttctctctcccaTCTCTTCCATGGGCATGGAACCCTTCTTCCTTCTCCTCCCTCTCCTCCGCCCCTCCGCCACCAACGACAACGACAACGACGAAGAAGAATCCAAACATGGCCCTCTACCCTATCTTCACT AATCCGAAAATGCAGAAGGCGGTTGAGAAATTGGCCAAGGAGTTGGATGAAGAAACTATGATTAGAAGAGGCATCGAGAGAGACCAAAATATGGTCAAAATCGAAGCGGATCTTGCTACCGCCAGAGCGTTAATCAAAGATGCGATTTTTAAGAGTCGCGATTCGCCTCCGCTAGCACAAGACGCAGATTATATTCCACGTGGACAAATCTATAGGAACTCTTATGTTTTCCAAAG GAGTTACATGTtaatggagaagatgatgaagatttATGTATACGAAGAAGGCGAACCCCCTTTGTTCCACTATGGGCCCACTAAGAATATATACTCCACAGAGGGCATATTTGTTGGATTAATTGAGTCCAACAATAGTCAATTCAAGACTCATGATCCTAATCAAGCCCACCTCTATTTCCTCCCGTTTAGCGTCGTCATGATCCTCCAACACTTGTTCGACCCAGCCGAGCGCGACAAGGCCGTGCTCGGACGAGTCATAGGAGACTACATAGCAACACTTTCCTCTAAGTATCCCTATTGGAATCGGAGCCTCGGTGCTGATCATTTCATGCTCTCCTGTCATGATTGG GGCCCACGGGCAACGTGGTACATGCACCACTTGTATTTCACATCGATACGAGCCTTATGCAATGCGAATACCTCAGAGTTCTTCAATCCAAGGAAAGACGTATCGTTCCCGGAGATCAATCTCCCATTGGGAGACATCTCCGGGCTAACGATGCCTGGATCTCCGAACAGAACAGTTCTAGCGTTCTTCGCTGGCCGATTGCACGGAAAGATTAGGAAATCCATCTTTGAGCATTGGAAGGACAAAGACAAGGACATCATAGTGTGGGAAGAGGTACCTAAAGAGTCCAAGTTCTCTTACAAAGAGATGATGGGGAGGAGCAAGTATTGCATTTGCCCTAGCGGGTTCGAGGTGGCGAGCCCTAGGATCGTGGAGGCTATATACGCCGAGTGTGTGCCGGTTTTGGTGTCCGAAAATTATGTATTGCCGTTTAGTGATGTGCTTGATTGGGACAAGTTTTCGATCCGAGTGACGGTGGCCGAGTTGCCGGAGTTGAAAAGGATCTTGGCGGCGGTCGGAGATGACGGGTATGTGGTGCTGCGGCGGAGGGTGAGGGAGGTGCAACGCCATTTTGTGGTGAATGATCCACCTAGGAGATATGATGTGTTCAATATGATGCTTCACTCACTATGGTTGAGAAGGTTGAATCTTAGAATCAATGTGTGA
- the LOC125214579 gene encoding long chain acyl-CoA synthetase 8 isoform X2, with translation MGNLGNWSLMSLIKDNGTYGIACAAMVAIVIPILLSVVIGGRRKLKQRAVPVEVGGEAGYAMRNVRSVKLVEVPWEGATTMAALFEQACRKYSQQKLLGSRKIIAKDTVTSSDGRKFEKLHLGEYQWETYQQVFDRVCNFASGMIKLGHDVDSRAAIFSDTRAEWLIAFHGCFRQNVTVVTIYASLGEEALIHSLNETQVSTVICDSKQLKKLIAVRSSLTSIRNIIYFDDEESSSDTSIINEMSNYKVSSFSEVEKLGRDSRVNPNLPIKKDIAVIMYTSGSTGLPKGVMMTHGNIVATAAAVMTVVPSIGSRDFYLAYLPLAHVFELAAETVMITAGVAIGYGSALTLTDTSNKIKKGTMGDASALKPTLMAAVPAILDRVRDGVLKKVEEKGGVAKKLFDIACRRRLAAIEGSWFGAWGLEAKLWDIILFNKIRSILGGQIRFMLCGGAPLSGDTQRFINICIGAPIGQGYGLTETCAGAAFSEADDISVGRVGPPLPCCYIKLVSWDEGGYRTSDKPMPRGEIVVGGASVSAGYFNSEAKTAEVYKVDEKGMRWFYTGDIGRFHPDGCLEIIDRRKDIVKLQHGEYISLGKVEAALSSSNFVENIMVYADPFHNFCVALVIPARHVLEGWADKSGFKYSDFAELCEMPEAMKEVQQSLAKAAKQEKLDKFEVPAKIKLLPEPWTPESGLVTQALKLKREQVKAKFKDDLENLYK, from the exons ATGGGGAATCTTGGAAATTGGAGTCTTATGTCGCTTATCAAAGATAATGGAACATATGGAATTGCTTGTGCTGCCATGGTTGCCATAGTTATACCTATCCTCCTTTCTGTGGTTATTGGGGGTAGGAGAAAGTTGAAGCAGAGAGCAGTTCCAGTTGAAGTTGGTGGTGAGGCTGGTTACGCAATGCGCAATGTTAGATCGGTCAAATTAGTTGAAGTTCCTTGGGAAGGGGCCACAACTATGGCAGCATTGTTTGAGCAGGCATGCAGGAAGTATTCACAGCAGAAGCTTCTCGGGagtagaaaaataattgcTAAAGACACTGTTACTTCAAGTGATGGCAGAAAATTCGAGAAGCTTCACTTGGGTGAGTACCAGTGGGAAACGTATCAGCAGGTATTTGATCGTGTGTGCAACTTTGCTTctggtatgattaaattagGGCACGACGTTGACTCCCGTGCTGCTATTTTTTCTGACACACGAGCAGAGTGGCTCATCGCATTTCAt GGATGCTTTAGGCAGAACGTCACTGTCGTCACCATATATGCTTCTTTAGGAGAGGAAGCCCTGATTCACTCATTAAATGAG ACTCAAGTGTCAACTGTGATTTGTGACTCTAAGCAATTGAAGAAGTTGATTGCAGTGCGTTCGAGCTTGACAAGCATTagaaacataatttattttgatgatgaaGAGTCTTCCAGTGATACCAGCATCATCAATGAGATGAGTAACTATAAGGTTTCCTCATTTTCTGAGGTTGAAAAACTTGGAAGAGACAGCCGTGTTAATCCTAATTTACCTATCAAGAAAGATATTGCTGTCATTATGTATACAAGTGGCAGTACAGGCCTCCCAAAG GGTGTTATGATGACACATGGCAATATTGTCGCTACTGCTGCAGCAGTTATGACAGTGGTCCCATCAATTGGAAGCAGGGATTTCTACTTAGCATACTTGCCCCTTGCTCATGTTTTTGAATTAGCTGCTGAG ACTGTCATGATAACTGCGGGTGTTGCAATTGGCTATGGGTCAGCACTAACGTTGACAGACACatccaacaaaattaaaaaaggaacTATGGGAGATGCTTCTGCATTAAAGCCTACTTTGATGGCGGCAGTTCCAGCTATACTTGATCGTGTCAGGGATGGAGTTCTGAAGAAG GTTGAGGAAAAAGGAGGTGTTGCAAAGAAACTTTTTGACATTGCTTGCAGACGCCGATTGGCGGCTATTGAAGGAAGCTGGTTTGGGGCATGGGGACTGGAAGCTAAGTTGTGGGATATAATTCTCTTTAACAAGATAAGGTCTATCCTTGGAGGACAGATCCGCTTTATGCTTTGCGGTGGAGCTCCTTTATCTGGAGATACACAAAGATTTATCAACATTTGCATAGG AGCCCCCATTGGTCAAGGGTATGGTCTGACAGAAACATGTGCCGGAGCCGCTTTTTCTGAGGCGGATGATATTTCTGTTGGCCGTGTTGGCCCTCCTCTTCCTTGTTGTTACATCAAG CTTGTGTCTTGGGACGAAGGCGGTTACAGGACATCAGATAAGCCTATGCCTCGAGGAGAGATTGTTGTCGGTGGAGCAAGCGTGAGTGCTGGTTATTTCAACAGTGAAGCGAAAACTGCAGAAGTATACAAG GTTGATGAGAAAGGCATGCGCTGGTTCTATACGGGTGATATCGGGAGGTTCCACCCCGATGGATGCCTTGAGATCATTGACAGAAGGAAAGACATTGTGAAGCTTCAACACGGGGAGTACATCTCACTCGGAAAG GTTGAGGCTGCACTCTCATCAAGCAATTTCGTAGAGAATATCATGGTGTACGCAGATCCGTTCCACAACTTCTGTGTCGCCCTAGTGATACCTGCACGCCATGTTCTTGAGGGATGGGCTGATAAATCCGGATTCAAGTATTCAGATTTCGCTGAGCTGTGTGAGATGCCGGAAGCTATGAAAGAGGTTCAACAATCACTAGCCAAG GCTGCAAAACAAGAGAAACTGGACAAGTTCGAGGTCCCGGCAAAGATAAAGTTGTTGCCAGAGCCATGGACTCCAGAATCAGGCCTGGTTACTCAAGCACTCAAATTGAAGAGGGAGCAAGTGAAGGCCAAGTTTAAGGATGATCTTGAGAATTTGTATAAATGA
- the LOC125212079 gene encoding uncharacterized protein LOC125212079: MHGVRQTLNQMSRKLHNLANGGPSDTLKRKVAELEKKRKRRHPNKDDLYVDVPESRAWLDTATMPLVLTAVGTALFAKILMMLDEANAQERLEKKIKDAPEGQGTVRMLTREEWEKMREVRPRTPFESTVARPNAKIRTGEPLRKEDVKDWSLDVFTNALTRAEETAKRGSV, encoded by the exons ATGCATGGAGTTCGTCAAACATTAAATCAGATGTCCAGGAAGTTGCATAACCTGGCTAATGGAGGTCCAAGTGATACCTTGAAGAGGAAAGTTGCTGAActagagaaaaagagaaagagaagacaTCCCAATAAAGACGACTTATATGTGGATGTTCCTGAATCAAGAGCCTGGCTTGATACTGCAACCATGCCACTGGTACTCACTGCTGTGGGTACGGCCCTATTTGCGAAGATCCTGATGATG CTAGATGAGGCAAATGCCCAGGAACGACttgagaaaaagataaaagatgCCCCCGAGGGTCAGGGAACTGTCAGGATGCTCACTCGAGAGGAGTGGGAAAAAATGCGAGAAGTTCGGCCAAGGACTCCATTTGAATCTACAGTAGCTCGTCCAAATGCAAAAATACGGACGGGAGAACCTCTTCGCAAG GAAGATGTTAAGGACTGGAGTTTAGATGTGTTCACAAATGCACTCACACGCGCTGAGGAAACTGCTAAACGTGGATCAGTTTAG
- the LOC125212992 gene encoding probable glycosyltransferase At3g07620 isoform X2, protein MQKAVEKLAKELDEETMIRRGIERDQNMVKIEADLATARALIKDAIFKSRDSPPLAQDADYIPRGQIYRNSYVFQRSYMLMEKMMKIYVYEEGEPPLFHYGPTKNIYSTEGIFVGLIESNNSQFKTHDPNQAHLYFLPFSVVMILQHLFDPAERDKAVLGRVIGDYIATLSSKYPYWNRSLGADHFMLSCHDWGPRATWYMHHLYFTSIRALCNANTSEFFNPRKDVSFPEINLPLGDISGLTMPGSPNRTVLAFFAGRLHGKIRKSIFEHWKDKDKDIIVWEEVPKESKFSYKEMMGRSKYCICPSGFEVASPRIVEAIYAECVPVLVSENYVLPFSDVLDWDKFSIRVTVAELPELKRILAAVGDDGYVVLRRRVREVQRHFVVNDPPRRYDVFNMMLHSLWLRRLNLRINV, encoded by the exons ATGCAGAAGGCGGTTGAGAAATTGGCCAAGGAGTTGGATGAAGAAACTATGATTAGAAGAGGCATCGAGAGAGACCAAAATATGGTCAAAATCGAAGCGGATCTTGCTACCGCCAGAGCGTTAATCAAAGATGCGATTTTTAAGAGTCGCGATTCGCCTCCGCTAGCACAAGACGCAGATTATATTCCACGTGGACAAATCTATAGGAACTCTTATGTTTTCCAAAG GAGTTACATGTtaatggagaagatgatgaagatttATGTATACGAAGAAGGCGAACCCCCTTTGTTCCACTATGGGCCCACTAAGAATATATACTCCACAGAGGGCATATTTGTTGGATTAATTGAGTCCAACAATAGTCAATTCAAGACTCATGATCCTAATCAAGCCCACCTCTATTTCCTCCCGTTTAGCGTCGTCATGATCCTCCAACACTTGTTCGACCCAGCCGAGCGCGACAAGGCCGTGCTCGGACGAGTCATAGGAGACTACATAGCAACACTTTCCTCTAAGTATCCCTATTGGAATCGGAGCCTCGGTGCTGATCATTTCATGCTCTCCTGTCATGATTGG GGCCCACGGGCAACGTGGTACATGCACCACTTGTATTTCACATCGATACGAGCCTTATGCAATGCGAATACCTCAGAGTTCTTCAATCCAAGGAAAGACGTATCGTTCCCGGAGATCAATCTCCCATTGGGAGACATCTCCGGGCTAACGATGCCTGGATCTCCGAACAGAACAGTTCTAGCGTTCTTCGCTGGCCGATTGCACGGAAAGATTAGGAAATCCATCTTTGAGCATTGGAAGGACAAAGACAAGGACATCATAGTGTGGGAAGAGGTACCTAAAGAGTCCAAGTTCTCTTACAAAGAGATGATGGGGAGGAGCAAGTATTGCATTTGCCCTAGCGGGTTCGAGGTGGCGAGCCCTAGGATCGTGGAGGCTATATACGCCGAGTGTGTGCCGGTTTTGGTGTCCGAAAATTATGTATTGCCGTTTAGTGATGTGCTTGATTGGGACAAGTTTTCGATCCGAGTGACGGTGGCCGAGTTGCCGGAGTTGAAAAGGATCTTGGCGGCGGTCGGAGATGACGGGTATGTGGTGCTGCGGCGGAGGGTGAGGGAGGTGCAACGCCATTTTGTGGTGAATGATCCACCTAGGAGATATGATGTGTTCAATATGATGCTTCACTCACTATGGTTGAGAAGGTTGAATCTTAGAATCAATGTGTGA